The genomic window GCGGTTATCCTTCCAAGCGACTTGGTTGACCTTGTGAGATGAAGGGAAGACAAATTAGTAAGAGATTTATATGTGAAAGCGTCTTGGCGTGATACCTGATTGTCAGCCGTAGGGATTACCTTGACCTGGTTAAAGTCGTAGCTagtacttagccttttatcgCCTCTGAGATCATGAACAAGCTCCTCGTTGATGCCGCTATTAGCTCGAGCCGTGCCTGTGGCTCCGTGGCCATGCATGCGGAGGCTGCGGAAGAGAtctgacgacgagaagaggttatcgACGAAGACGTGGTATGTCGCTTTTGGCAGTGTATTTACTAGGGCCACGACGATGCTTTGAGTCGAGTTCAAGGCGATAGGCTCGTCTGAGGAGCCTCCTTGTGTCTCTTGTGATCCTTGCGTGCGGCGGCGCTTTGCGGGAGGAAGCTCAATACCAACGGCGCCGTATTGTGCGCCCGTGATGTGCCAGAACCAGTGGATAAAAAACCCGTGCTGTGCGATAACCCAGATCTTGAAGCCTCGGGGAATAGGCTTGCCTTTGACGACTGTTGTCTCATTAGACCTGCCTGTGAAGCGGACTATGCACTCATCTACAGCGAGATGAGAGCCCGGGATAAAGATCTCTGCCGACATAGCTTGTATATGATTAGACCACTCGTCACAGGCTTGAAATACCTTCGGAAGAGGCCCGGtctcgtcgatcttggtgtAGTCAAAAGGGCGAAGGTGGCGGTGAAGGATCTGAAACTTCCAATAGGGCATGAACTTGATGATTGAGTGTAAAGGGCGCTGTTCCCCCGGCTTTGGAGTACTCCAATGGCTCTTAATGGTCCTTTCCTTATGTAAACCCATATAAATTAGCACTCCAAGCCATACATATACTTCTGCAATAGAGGTCCCTTGCCAAGCTCGCAGCCTTGCGTTCTTCGTCATCGGGTGATTCCAGCTATCAATAACTTCATTTTCCTTGAGCCAAAGAAGCCAGCTTTGAGTGTATTGGACCCATCTCTCAACGAGGGAAATAGGAAGGAAAAGCTGGAATAGCTGcagcggcgatggcggcggtATGTTGATGTAGAAGTTGCGTGTCTCTACGGGGAAGGGTTTGAAGTTGGTGCCGCGGGCCTTATCGGCCGGAAAAACAGCCACCCGGGTCGGGTCATTAGGGTGCATTTGATGGCTATGATCTTCCTTGATAAAGCTCTTGTCATCATAGGCATTGAGGGCTTGTGCCTCTCGTGGAATTGAGAGCGTGGCCATTGTTCAGTtcaaaataatttatatgtGATTTTGGCTATGATAGCTTCATTAATCAAACTTTTCGTACCCCGCTTGTACTAAGGCTATCACGTGGTCAAggtggggcgaggtacgcgTTGCAGCTTTCTGGGCACTCGTGGGATAGTTAATCAGAATATATGCCAAGTCTTGTTACTATCTTCCTATGGCAATAATCTTGGAGCCAGAGAAAACATGTGTAAAGCTATGTAAAGATCTTTATGATCTCCTTCTAAGCTCATTAGTAATTATGTAAAAGCTCAACTAATTCTCAGATAGTCGCGTTTCAAACCTCATACTAAGTGAGATATGCTAAAAAACAGTCGTGACAGATGTGCTCGTCAACATGAATGCGAGAATATTTAAAGGACTGGCAAGGCTGAAAATGGCAACTGTCGTAAAATAAAGTTTTCAACATGGCAAACCCCGGCAATATCGTTGACAGCTAAGGCTCGGAACAGCCCCACAAGGGATCGGCATTGAATCGGAGGATGCTTGGACCGCCCACTTGCCGGGGCCACGCGTCTCTCCTATTATCCTTCATCCACCAAGTCTAACTCTGCTCTGATGTTGTCACTTTCACTTTGATCTCTATCGCATCATATCCATTCGCTCGGGATAGCCCCACGCTAGACCTAGATGCCTACCCGTCCGCATGTGAGGACCGGCTGCCGGACCTGCAAGTGCGTTCACTTGTCCCACCAAGAGTCCCTCGTGTTGACATGAATAGAGCCCGCAAAGTCAAGTGCGATGAAGGCAAGCCGTCATGTCGACGATGCATATCTACCGGACGTGTATGCGACGGCTACGAATCCGCGACAACCCTGACATGGTATCGACCTAATCAACTGTCTGCGCGGGACCAAAGAGAAGGCAGAGCCTTTCAGTTCTTCACCAAAATGGCCGGTCCAGTCATGTCAGGTTCCACAGACTCATATTTCTGGACGCATCTGGTTATGCAGTTCAGTCACTTTGAGCCCACGGTGCGTCATGCCGTCCTGGCCATCAGTTCGCTCTACGAGGAGTTTGCCCGTGGCTCAAGGATTACTCGTCAAATATGCGGTAGCACGTTTGCTATCGGGCATTACAACGCTGCTATACAGCAGATCAAGGCTTCCGGTGACGAGCAGTTGATTCTGTTGCTTTGCATACTCTTTATCTGTATCGAGTATCTGCAAGGAGACATCTATGCTGCTCTTGAGCACTGTCGACACGGCATTGTCATTCTCAACAACTCAAGTTGTCCTGAATGGGCACAACAATACCTTGTACCCATATTCCGACGCTTGAGCATTATACCATTCTTCCTGGGCGGCGTCAAATCCATGCGCCTCCCGAGCCTCGTCGGGTTTGATCCGGTAATGCCAGCAGAGTTCAGTGGCATCGCTGAAGCGCAACCGTTTATTGATAACCTCATGCTCCGATCTATGGAGTGTGTCCTCGACGGACTGGACGACAACAAATCTGCCCTTGTAACACTACTGAATCAGTGGGAAGCGAAAGCCAAGAACCTGGTGCTGACTATACCAGCCTCCTCCGTCACAGACAGATATGCATTGTACGGCATGCGTCTCAAGCACAAGGTCACAAGTATATATCTCGAGAAACCACGCGATGCCACAGAAACATGGTACGATCAACACCTCGACACCTTCCGAGATGTCGTGGAAATGGCAGGAAAAGCATCAGAGACGTGGGAAACCGCGAAACAAGAGCAAGTCCCGGACTCGAGCTTTACTTTTGAGATGGGTTTTTTGCCTCTCATGTTCTTCGTTGTCATCAAGTGTCGGAGTCTTGGAACCCGCATCGAAGCCTTGGCGTGTCTAGCACAGCTTGGTCCAGCCAAGGAAGGCTTGTTTGACGTTGGCACTCTGTATAGAGTTGGCAGACGCCTTATCGAACTCGAACATGGCATCTCCTTAGATGATGGCGCCATTGGCTACAAAGACAACAAACATTCAAATGAAATATTGCCGCCAGAAGAAGCACGGTTCTTTGCTGTTCCCGTTAAGCACGAGTTGGAAGTCATCTCCGGTCAGGACGGCAACATTCACTACAAGAGGCAGGTTCACTTCCTGCAACGAGATTACCAGGGACGGGTAGTTGCGAGAGAAGAGTACATATCAGATGATAAACCCAGGGGATGCAACATATACATCCCTCCAATGCGAAGCGCACAACGTATGTAGTATAACGAGATGTAAGATGACCTAGAGTTCGAATCAGGAGGTGCAATTCGCCCAATGACGTCTCCCGAACGGGACCAGTAACTTTGATTCGGCCCTGCTTTGTCTCAAGTTGACTGGCACCTTGTGGCCAGTTCGTTTTGGGCTCCACCTCCGGTAGTTTTCCTCAAACTTTATAAGGAGGCCGATCCGAACGTCGTCCAAGCTTGTGGGGCTATCCCGAGGGCAGACGTAATCCTCGGGCTATGTCAATACAACAATTATATAAGCCGTGACATACTTAAAGGGCATCAAGTACAGCAATAATTGTAGTTTCTTTACCAAATAAAGTCATTCTATCTTGTGTCAAATCGCTTGAGCCATCTGTTTCAACTCAGCCACTCTTCTCATGCGGTCTACCTATCTTGCCGGCGCTGCACTCTCTGCAGCAGCCGTTCACGCTGCCTCTTTGAGCGACATATGCTCCAAGGCTGATGCCAAGTCGGCTCTTCCAGCCGATGGCTTCATCTCCGGTATCACGATCGATCCGGACTCTGTTCAAACGGCCCTCGTCTCCAACGCCAGCTTCCAGTCGGAATGGTATCCTACGGCTAGCGCCGAGTACTGCAACCTCACTTTCGCCTATTCGCACGACGGTATTGATGATGATATCGTTCACGTGTCGTATTTGCTGCCTGCCCCTAGCAAGTTTCAGAACCGTTACGTCTCCACCGGCGGAGGTGGACTTGCCATCAACTCGGGAAGCCAGTACGCCGCTTCTGGACTTATAGTCGGCGCTGTTTCTGGAATCACTGACGGCGGCTTCGGATCGTTCAACACCCAGTGGGACGAGGTCTTCCTCTTGGCAAACGGTACCATCAACTGGCAGTCCGTCTACATGTTCGGTTACCAGGCTCATCACGAACTTGCCCTTCTCGGCAAGGAACTGGCAAGGAACATTTACAATGTTTCCAAGAGCTCCAAGGTCTACTCTTACTATCAAGGATGCTCCGAAGGAGGCCGTGAAGGTTGGAGTCAGGTACAGCGTTTCGCCGACCAATTCGACGGCGCTGCCATCGGAGCCCCGGCCTTTCGATATGGCCAACAACAGGTCAACCATCTGTTCGGTAATGTGGTTGAACAGACCTTGGATTACTTCCCTCCTTCATGTGAGCTGGACAAGATTCTCAACCTGACCATCACTGCTTGTGACGGTCTGGACGGAAGAGAGGACGGCGTTGTCTCGCGCTCTGATTTGTGCAAGCTGCACTTCGATCTCAACTCCACTATCGGTACACCCTACTCCTGCGAGGCGTCCAGCTCAAAGGGTGGGCCAATGCTGCGGGCCAGACAGTTCTCCCAGCCGTCAACCCCAGCCCAGAACGGGACCATTACAGCAGAGGCTGTGGCCGTCATTCAACAATTCCTCGATGGCCTTCACGACTCTCAAGGTCGCCGTGTGTACCTCAACTACCAGCCTGGATCAGGCTTTTCAGACGCTGCTACCTCCTACGATGAAGAGACGGATACCTGGGGCCTGAGCATCAGCGGACTCGGTGGCGAATGGGTCGCTCGCTACCTCCAGCTTCAGGACACCAGCACTCTCGAAAGCCTTGACAACGTGACCTACGACACTCTCAAGGACTGGATGATCTATGGCATGAACAAGTATGCAGACTCTCTGCAGACCACTCACCCCGACCTGAGCGACTTCCACTCCGCAGGCGGAAAGGTGATCCATGTCCACGGAGAATCCGATGACTCTATCCCAGCCGGCTCATCGGTGCACTACTACGACTCTGTCCGCAGCGTCATGTTCCCTGACAAGAACTACAACGAGAGCGTTGCCGCCGTCGATGACTTTTACAGACTATTCCTTGTCCCTGGAGGAGCTCACTGTGGCAGCAATTCCAACCAGCCCAATGGTGGCTGGCCGCAGACGACGCTGCAGACGGTTATTGAGTGGGTAGAGAAGGGTGTTGCTCCAGAGACTTTGGATGGAAGTGGCGGTGATATCGACACCATCTGCCGTTGGCCTCTTCGTCCGCTGTGGTCTGGAAACTCTCTTGATTGTGTTTATGATCAGGAGTCTCTTGATAGCTGGACCTATGACTTTGATGCTTATAAGCTGCCTCTTTACTAAGGGTCATGAAACTTCACTTctaaggaattaactatatttTATCAATACATTGGTTATCATTTATTTGTCACTAGCCCATCCTCATATTCATATGGTCAAGTGCGTTGTCTATCATGTCGCTCTCTGAGAAGTAGGCCGTGCACGACAGAAGATGTTGCATTAGATTGAGAAGAGCACCGTGCGATGTGCTTTCAAGGTGAGACTATGGTAGATCTTCCCTGGCGAACCAAGTTGTGAACATCGCTAACAACTATCGTCGGTTTATAGACGAAAATACCCGTATCCGTATACTTCCCCTCTCTTACTCTACTTCGCAGGACCGCAGACCTTGTCGATAGACCTAGGTCCGCAGTCGAAGCCGCCGTGTTGCCAGCACTGGCTATCCCAGCTGTTGGCTTGAAAGAAGACGGAGTTGATGCACATCTCGTAGGTCTTGGAGTCTTGTCTGCTGTCGGCGCAGAGATGCTCGCATCGATCGCAGTACCGAGCGTAGGAACCGGCCACCTCCTCGCAGGTAGGAAGGTCGGCTTCGGGGGTCGGAGTGGCTGCTACACAAGGGCCTGAAGGCTGGAGGAGAGTTAGTACTAGACTGTGAGATGGGGGGAGTTAACGGACGCGAGCCAGGGACAGCGCCGGGAGGGCGAGATAGAGGACAGATGAGAACTTCATGATGACTAGTTTATTGATATCATTCAAGATGTGTGCAACTAATAAAGTCTTGGAAGACATCAGGCTCCCTTTATAGTGCCTGAGCTCGGATCTCGGCCTGGGGTCTCTCAAAGGATCTTTGATTATGGAGCCCACTCAGCCCACAGGAAGGATCACCGTGCTTTTTTGAAACACGCTTGTTTCCTAAATCTGAAATGCCCGAACAGGGAAACgtgtaattaattactttctCACGAGCGGTCAAGAGTTTTCAATAGTAAAGCGAGGTAATTTTTGAACCGAACATGTGAAAATGGAGTTCACGGGTATGATGCGAGTTCATGTGAAGAAATTCACGTCCTTCGAGGTGCTCCTGAGGCATCTTTTTAACAAGAACCTCCCACTAATAGACTAGACGAGCAGCGCGTGAAGGATCACTTTGGTGGAGTGCCAGCACAGCCGCTGACAGGCATGGTGCTGCAAATTCTAGGCAACTTCCAGCCGCACGGGTCAGGACCGTATAGCTGCTGTTGGCGCTAGATCACCAGGAGATAATCAGGAGTGCCGGCAATTTCTGGAGTCGAATCATAAGGTTGAGAATACGAGGCGATGATACTAACATTAGAGCACGCACCATGCGTACGAGGATATAGACAGATGAAAGGTGGCGGAACGAGTGTTTCTGACAATCTTGCTAAGCCAATGCTCAATTACACAATTTGTTTAGCTGGGCTATCCAGGAAACACACAACTTCACGTCGCATCATTCAGTCCATTAGCCGGTTCTCTACTCGCTCCAGTTTCCAGCTGCCTACTGTAACTTGTTTTACAGGCCATCGTCGAATCGATAAGGAGCCGACCATCGCTACGGCTGTTAGTCAATAATGTCATCGCTCTGGTTGAATAACTCACCGTGTCGTGGGGCTTGGATGAGTCGACAAATCGTAGATCTGTGCCAAGCCGAATTCGGTTCTCAGGGTCCTTGTTGATCGTTGATGCATGGATCTAATAACATTAACATTTCGAAGACTACAGGGGTGAAGCGACGTACCATGTGAGGCTTGTGAAAGACAACATCTCCAGCTTCGTACTCTGTCAAAAGCCATTTTCCGTTGCCGTTGTCTTTACTGAACTGAATGGGCCCATAACCAAGCCACCCGGTACTCATCATGTTTGCGTTGAAGGCGTCGTTTCGTTCCTTTTCTGACATGCCGCATTCTTTGGCTTTTCTGTTGAACTCATCCTCGAGTTGCTGACCAAGAGCATCACCTGCAGTACTTATTTAGCACCGCTCACACGGGTTTGGCAAACCAACTCACTGTCTTCTAGGTAGATCAACCCACCGCCTTGAAGGCGGATATCCCCAATTGGAATCCAGGCGGTCACCGAAGTAGGCTCACCATACCGGAGAAAGCTCTGGTCGTAATGAACCCCAATGGCATCGTTGTGAGGAGTGTTGTTTCTCAGAAGAGACCTCTTTAGTAGAAAGGTATCCTCACCCCAGCCCCTGAGCTTGGCGACAAAGTCTCGCAGATCGGGATGGTTAGAAAATTCGAGGTACCAAGGCTCGGTATGTGCCTTTTCGGCCAGATCGGCGAACGAGCCTGGGCCTGTCTGCCCCTCTAAGCAAGGTCCGGCACCGATGCTGGGAAAGTCGATGCCCTTGTTTTCGGCGTTGTAGATGCCGTCCACGGGTTTAGAGTCAGGCTGCAAAACGCCGGACGGGCTGAGGAACTTGAAGTAGGTTTCACGACAGTTGAGGACGTCAGATCGAGGCAAGATACCCTTCATGAAAAGGTATCCGTCTTTTTCGTAGCGGGCTTGGAGAACATCAATCGGCTCGGAGGGGTAAGAGGGTCTCAATGATCCAATCATGTCCGGCTTGAGAAGGCCATCGTTGACGAGGTAGCCATCCTTGAAGGCGTGCTGGGTGGGCTGGATAGTAGCAACCTCGGCCATTTTTTGACTAATTGGTGAGCTAGAATCTGTCAAGAACAGAGATTAGGGGACTGTTATCTCCTGCTCACTTCCTCATTTATAATACACGTCGTGCCACAAGATCACCGCCTCCCATCTCCACGTCGAGGTGGGCTCGGAATGCCCTTCCGATACGCCACTTCCGCAAAGGGGAAATAAATCCCGGCTTGATAGAGGGCCTCAATACAAATAAAGTAAAGTTCCGCCGGAAAGTTACTACAGCCGCTTCCAAGCTAATGCGAACTGACTGCGGGGTGGCTTGTTTGCGGGGAAAGAGACCATGATGAGTTGAGTTTGGGTAAGACAGGATTGTCAGTTGACCCGGGGGTTATTGCTGATTTGGTATTATGAGACGAAACTCAAGCGACACGTGATCTACCATAGATCGCCGCTTTTGAGGCCTTTTCGCTCGCTAGCTTAGCTTCGGCTCAGCTATTCATTAGGCCCCCTTAGCCCCCCATCGGCCCCATCAGCTCTGACCACCCCTCTGGCTGAGCAGAGCCCACTGGTTgctcttaatcttatttctaGGCTATTAACCTCTAGGTCTTATTACCCCCTTTAACTCTCATAGGCATTATAGCattttaattaaggttagccttagatttttatttaggaCTAAGATCTTagttcttaattcttaataaaaatcttagaacttaattataattaaatctttatatatttagaaataatatattttaatataaggctttttactcttaagacttaattatataatagagataaataatttatataaacttataaaatattttttcttttatttatatttagatctttatatagtatttagactttactttatttatttatttatctttaagcctcgctataatatttatacttaaatttttaaattaaatacttaaatattatttagctcttaaaatttcttacttttaatttcttaattaaaaaaactaagaatataattaatactttttacttaggctttaaaaaaagtataataaaaaagagtaatattataaataataagttaatttataaaatattttagcttatagtaaaataaaattataataaaataataaaaatttaatttaagttatatatttattatatttctatacctatatatttaattactttaagtatataagtattaaaaaataaaaaataagacttttatatataacttagagttactaaaagactttataaaaaaggttacttatagtattaataaataaaatactaagagctaagaatttaatatttctaaataaagaattatataaaaatattaaaatatatttatagtagcttagtaatatacttaccCTTAGGagttaatactatatagtctaatataatttataatagaaataaatatcttaatattaaaatattattaaatattaaaaaatattaattttattattaatttattaagaggcctcttataaaagaaataaatatactaaagtataaaaaatattataggtttattataaaaaatattatacttaactaTGCTAGATAGCTCTAGGCAGTAaattaggttaaatataaatacctagtaatacctattaataactaaggtctcttattaagtaatacttatttcttttcttaaattaagaagtatattaagtttaactactatataggtattaattaaggcctttactttaaggtaaaaatattatatttaatctaatagCCTAGGCATATATTAACCTATCCCTAAggatcttatatttatagtatttattaataaaaaagaggtgctagaattaattatttagctaacctaaggtattaaaaatataataaatatacctaataaaaaataagaattattacttaatatacttaataagtaagcgtcgcaaataagtaagtattatacttttccctcttatatctaacttttaatttaattaattaattcctaactactaaatatattagagttaaatattaaggctagaacccttcttaccctttaggccttttaaaataaccctaagctaagtatttaatgCGCTATAAGGACCTATTAGGTCTCTAAGCATAGGCTATATTAGCGataaaatagtatttaagCTCGACTTAATACTatccctaaattatataaattattaaatctagaaaaataaatccttatttagtttattcttaacctagatttataagaattttttccctagttatataatattaaaaatataattaattaattacttattaattataatatattattaattaatatatattaggctttaaactttattaggtaatacttagagcttaaaacatatattttttagaaatataattattaaaaaactaaatataaaaatccaattattatttataattaattttaatttataataaatataattataaaatataatatttaattaaataatatttataattttaataagattagcttttttataaatataattataaataaaataattattataagcttaaaaaagtatttaaagctaaaattaatataacttaaaaactaaaaataagttataattatttaagtaattaatataaaaggctaaataatctagctatttattattaatataaattaatattattttattaattaatattaagaaaataacctcttaggtaataaagctattataattacttaaaataattaaattaataaaaaaattaatcttaaagaatttaaatattttaattaatatataattaattaattaattaatttttattatctcttaatttttaataaatataaaaatattaatttattaattttaaaaaatattataaaaaaaattatttagctttatatattattttactttttttatttattttaatttcttaatattaaatattttaatatattaaaataagtttatacttaaaaaataaaatatttaattaaatattttataacttatattttaaaacctaagttttttttagccttttatattatatataagattattataataaaaagaaatactaagggggcttttaaagaaattaagcttatttttttttaatataaaaactatagtcttaaagcttaatatatagctatagactttaatacttattaagaagagaattaaattattaaccccttaggtcttaaagactttaaagattatacttaaggttaatttttaatctaaatacctttagaaataaattaaaaggtattaaaatagctccttagagttaattttaaaggctttaaagtcttttataaaggaaataaaagtaattatatataaaatagctttaataagggctaagatctaagacctttaagaggtaaataagatattaagttagtatgacgatcgtgtatattcccaagggataaaccagtcgtgctgggtttatattagcagatagATTAATCGCGCTgtgcttaaataaggggggtatcacgtctagtaatatgcttaaggtattaagtataactaagttatattaatagctaaggtagctattatataggagAGTGCAATAAGtgcgttttatatacttaggctttcttaaataaagctaatcgcGAGAGGGCGCGATATCATTCTAGGACCGAcgcggtctaggaataatattggtccttaatatatcggtcctattataattagtggTTTAGTATTTGGGATTTATGGAGACCACGTGATATAACCGCGAAGGtcataatataatatctcccctctattaggtcttatccttaagacctatatacccttatcttcctagttttattcttagtatatcctaacttagaccttttattattatatcgcgCGATATCTAATCATATCTCTAAATAGTCTTCCCGCAAGGATAGGAAAATTAATGCGCTTGCcctctttattaagtttactaACAAAGAGgctaatataccttatacttattacttcCGTTTAGGCAAAAAGtacctaatatctatagattCCGCCCGTTATAGCAAGTATATCTATAGtaagaagtcttataataatacctatatagcattatcttataagtttGATTTTCCgcgtgttttttttttataatcccgcctctaatattatctcgtAGTTActagcttaataaagtaagagagGAAGTTAGAGATAGATGAGGGTGAGGCTAGcgataatttattaaggctttacgAGGAGATAGCTACATTATAGTCTTATCTAGCAGCCGCTATAGGCCATTTATCGCGTATCTATAAAATCTGGGCCCAGGTAAAGAAGAAGCATTTAGAGGCTACCTATTAGGGTCTCTAAGAGGTAGAGTAATAGGATAGTATTTTATCTATACTAGATGCTTACGAAGGTGCTATTATTCGTGatctctaggttaattatatccctaataatattaattaggcgTCCCTTGGTCTAGGCGATGACTTCCTTAATGCTTTGCCTTTATTTAGTCCCAGcgttattaatagaagttctttaaaaggcattacatattagtaaggtattctaggggttcctATATATTTTCCGAGTCTAAGTAGTtcttctatttaataaaatatattattttattattaattttatttatattgaGAATggcttctataatatattcctctagTCTATCGACTTTAGtttctaatttatttctagttttaacttagatagtgtTTTTTACtgatttaagtaataagatataaataattagataaagcttaacttttagtggtaagtctagtttataattattttctaagattttttatttaattttatagggtttaatatatttatagtcgagttttttattttattattttattttgaTGTTTTTTATTACGAAGTAGACTATATCTCCCTCTGAGAAGATTAGTCCCTtgattcttttattattagcataatttattattctatttctaataaatttaagttctatctttatttctttatataggttatatagtTAATCGCTAGTGAGAATTACTTTGgggttaataactatatctCTTGTTTATTAGTAGGCatctagggtaaatctaaaattagtatatactagtatgatctttatgcttttatttatggctatattataggctagctatatagctagtagcttcttaacctagttagtttatttatagttaatatagtattaaaggtattattctagtgtttagtttatatatt from Fusarium falciforme chromosome 2, complete sequence includes these protein-coding regions:
- a CDS encoding Piggybac transposable element-derived protein 4; this encodes MATLSIPREAQALNAYDDKSFIKEDHSHQMHPNDPTRVAVFPADKARGTNFKPFPVETRNFYINIPPPSPLQLFQLFLPISLVERWVQYTQSWLLWLKENEVIDSWNHPMTKNARLRAWQGTSIAEVYVWLGVLIYMGLHKERTIKSHWSTPKPGEQRPLHSIIKFMPYWKFQILHRHLRPFDYTKIDETGPLPKVFQACDEWSNHIQAMSAEIFIPGSHLAVDECIVRFTGRSNETTVVKGKPIPRGFKIWVIAQHGFFIHWFWHITGAQYGAVGIELPPAKRRRTQGSQETQGGSSDEPIALNSTQSIVVALVNTLPKATYHVFVDNLFSSSDLFRSLRMHGHGATGTARANSGINEELVHDLRGDKRLSTSYDFNQVKVIPTADNQVNQVAWKDNRLVLFFTTVFSGEERVERRRKKPSSKKPEARQIRRFFGDEAIKDISIPTVAAEYNDEMNHVDRGDQLRSYYAKQFDPGFGKYAY
- a CDS encoding Carboxylic ester hydrolase, whose protein sequence is MRSTYLAGAALSAAAVHAASLSDICSKADAKSALPADGFISGITIDPDSVQTALVSNASFQSEWYPTASAEYCNLTFAYSHDGIDDDIVHVSYLLPAPSKFQNRYVSTGGGGLAINSGSQYAASGLIVGAVSGITDGGFGSFNTQWDEVFLLANGTINWQSVYMFGYQAHHELALLGKELARNIYNVSKSSKVYSYYQGCSEGGREGWSQVQRFADQFDGAAIGAPAFRYGQQQVNHLFGNVVEQTLDYFPPSCELDKILNLTITACDGLDGREDGVVSRSDLCKLHFDLNSTIGTPYSCEASSSKGGPMLRARQFSQPSTPAQNGTITAEAVAVIQQFLDGLHDSQGRRVYLNYQPGSGFSDAATSYDEETDTWGLSISGLGGEWVARYLQLQDTSTLESLDNVTYDTLKDWMIYGMNKYADSLQTTHPDLSDFHSAGGKVIHVHGESDDSIPAGSSVHYYDSVRSVMFPDKNYNESVAAVDDFYRLFLVPGGAHCGSNSNQPNGGWPQTTLQTVIEWVEKGVAPETLDGSGGDIDTICRWPLRPLWSGNSLDCVYDQESLDSWTYDFDAYKLPLY
- a CDS encoding Zn(2)-C6 fungal-type domain-containing protein, whose amino-acid sequence is MPTRPHVRTGCRTCKARKVKCDEGKPSCRRCISTGRVCDGYESATTLTWYRPNQLSARDQREGRAFQFFTKMAGPVMSGSTDSYFWTHLVMQFSHFEPTVRHAVLAISSLYEEFARGSRITRQICGSTFAIGHYNAAIQQIKASGDEQLILLLCILFICIEYLQGDIYAALEHCRHGIVILNNSSCPEWAQQYLVPIFRRLSIIPFFLGGVKSMRLPSLVGFDPVMPAEFSGIAEAQPFIDNLMLRSMECVLDGLDDNKSALVTLLNQWEAKAKNLVLTIPASSVTDRYALYGMRLKHKVTSIYLEKPRDATETWYDQHLDTFRDVVEMAGKASETWETAKQEQVPDSSFTFEMGFLPLMFFVVIKCRSLGTRIEALACLAQLGPAKEGLFDVGTLYRVGRRLIELEHGISLDDGAIGYKDNKHSNEILPPEEARFFAVPVKHELEVISGQDGNIHYKRQVHFLQRDYQGRVVAREEYISDDKPRGCNIYIPPMRSAQRM